TCTCTTCGCCAAAGGCCTTCACCGCAATAAGTCTAATGGTTCAAAGTTCAGGTATTCGTTTGGTCTGATTGTTTGCAAGGGCAAGCCCGGGCGGCCTTTTTCGACGCATCGGCTTGTTTGGTCGTTGGGTGAATCGGTTCAATTGACTACCGACAGCGTCGTTCGGCACGCTCTGGGGCGATGCCCAACTTCAAGCAATTCCCACCAATTCTTCGAGGTGCTGCTCCTGCCTATGCGGTCGTGTAAACAAGCGTTTAAGCAAGTGCAAACCCTGCGTAAAGCCGCAATAAAAGATTTAAAATCAACATAACCCCCGCTTCATTTTCACGAAATATACGCCCAGCACCTTTGCCCCCATGCTTGGGGCCGAACTATCCCGCTCATTTATCGAAAAAGCCACTCGCATTCGGCTCCTCCTGACCGATTGCGACGGCGTACTCACCGATGCTGGGGTGTACTATTCCGCTGACGGCGAAGCGCTCAAACGCTTCTCCATGCGCGACGGCATGGGCGTGGAGCGCCTCCGCCAACTTGCCGACGTAGAGACTGGCATCGTCACTGGCGAGAACTCGCCCATCGTGGCCCGCCGCGCCGAAAAACTACAAATAGTGGAACTTCATCTCGGAGCAAAAAACAAACACCAAGTCCTATCCGACATCCTCAAACGCCGCCAACTTGCCCCCGAACAGGTGGCCTATATCGGCGACGACGTGAACGACCAAGCCGTCATGCAAGCCGTCGGCCTCACCGCCTGCCCCGCCGATGCCGAAGACGACATCCTCCACATAGCCGATTACATCTGCCAAAAACCCGGCGGCCACGGTGCCTTCCGCGAGTTCGCCGAGCGCATCATCCAAGCGAAAACCAGTTCACCCACACACGGCACCTCTTCCAAAAAATCAATTCTTATCAACTGATAACCAGCAACGAACAACCACTCATGATTTGGCTCAACACGAACAAAAAAATAGGGCAAGAAGAACCCACCTACATCATCGCCGAAATCGGAATCAACCACAACGGCTCGCTCGACATCGCCAAAAAACTCATTGACGAGGCCGCCGCCGCCGGATGCTCAGCCGTCAAGTTCCAAAAGCGAACCCCTGAACTCTGCGTTCCCCGCGACCAATGGAACATCGAGCGCGACACCCCTTGGGGCCGCATGACCTATATGGAATATCGCCACAAAGTGGAATTTTCATTTGTCGAATATGTGGAAATAAATCGCCACTGCCGCGAGCGCGGCATTGACTGGTTCGCTTCCTGCTGGGACGAGCTATCGGTGGACTTTATCGAACAATTCGACCCGCCGCTCTACAAAGCCGCCTCCGCTTCCCTTACCGACCACGCCCTTCTCTCGAAAATGAAAGAAACCGGCAAGCCCCTCATCATCTCCACCGGAATGTCCACCCTCAACGAAATTGTGGAAGCCGTCGAAGCCATCGGCACCGACAACCTGCTCATCGCGCACTCCACCTCCTCGTACCCCTGCCCCCTCAACGAGCTCAACCTGCGAATGCTCCACACCTTGCGGGAAATGTTCCCCGACACACTCATCGGCTATTCGGGACACGAGACGGGATTGGCCACGACGGTGGCGGCGGTGGCAATGGGCGCCTGTTTCGTGGAGCGGCATTTCACGCTCGACCGCGCGATGTGGGGAAGTGACCAAGCCGCCTCGGTGGAACCCACCGGCATGCACCGCCTCGTGAAAGACATCCGTGCGGTGGAAGAGGCGCTGGGCGACGGTGTGAAGCGCGTCTATGAAAGCGAAATGAGCAGTCGGAAAAAACTGCGGCGGGTGCAAAACGAGGAATTGGTCAACACATAAAATGTACGCCGGAACGCTGTTCCGGCAAAATGTTTAAAAGCCGGAACAGCGTTCCGGCGTACTGTTATGACTAAAAAAATCCTCTTCATCGGCGGTTCGCTCAACCAGACCACCATGCTCTGGCGTGTCGCGCAAGCATTGGAAGAACATGAGTGTTGGTTCACTCCCTACTACGGCGACGGCGTGGTGCGGGCCTTGGCCATGCGCGGTTGGCTGGATTTCACCATTCTCGGCGGAGTGGCGCGGCACGCGACAGAAGCGTTTTTTCAGGAAAAAAAACTGCAAGTGGACGAGCGCGGCGAACGCAACCACTACGATTTGGTCGTCACTTGCTCCGATTTAATCGTGCCGAAAAACATCCGTCACATACCCATCGTGCTGGTGCAAGAAGGTATGATGACCCCCGAAAACCTGACCTATCACTTGGTGAAGCAACTCGGTTTGCCGCGCTATTTGGGCAACACATCCATGACGGGGCTTTCGCACGCTTACCAAAAATTCTGCGTGGCCTCCGAAGGCTTCCGCGAGATGTTCGTCCGAAAAGGCGTGCGACCCGAACGCATCGAAGTCACAGGCATCCCCAACTTCGACGATTTGGAGCGATTTCAGGACAATGATTTTCCGCACCGCGACTTCGTTTTGGGCGCAACCTCCTGCCTACGCGAGAGCTTTCAGTACGAAAACCGCCCCGCATTCATCCGCAAGGTGCTCGAAGTGGCCGATGGGCGGCAAGTCATTTTCAAATTGCACCCCAACGAAAACCACACCCGCGCCCTGCGCGAAATCGAGCACCACGCCCCCCAAGCCATCACCTACACCCGTGGGAACATCCACCCCATCATCGCCAACTGCACGGCGATGGTCACGAAATACTCCTCCGTGCTCATGGTGGCGCTGGGAATGGGAAAAACCGTTTACAGCGACCTCGACCCCAGCCTCGCGGAGCGGTTGAGGCCAGTTCAAAACGGCGGCACATCGGCCAACCGCATCGCTGATATTTGTCGCAATTTTTTGTAAACCAATTTTTTGTCACGCTTTTACCTCTGAGCATCTGATGCGCATTTTTTGCCTCGCCCCGTTTGTCATCCTGTAAGGAACCGTCCGCTCTAATAGGGAAGTCGCGTGGGTTGCCCCGCCCGTAGAGGGGACGGCTCCCGTCAGGACGACAAACGGGGCACATCTTGAGTATGCGCATCCGAGGCTCGACCGCATAAACATGACAAATCAGATACGAACCATGAAAATCCTCCTCGTCGGTCTTGGCTCCATTGGGCGCCGCCATATAAAAAACCTCTCTGCATTGGGTGTGCGGCAGTTGGCTGCCGTCACGCAGCACCGTTGCCAGTTGCCCGCCGATGATTTGCCGCCCCATCTAACTTTTGAGTCCATGGAAAGTGGTTTGGAGTGGCGGCCCGACGCGGTGTTTGTGTGCAACCCGACCGCTTTGCACTTGCAGACCGCGCTTGAAGCCGCCCGCGCGGGTTGTCATGTTTTTTTGGAAAAACCCGTGTCGCACACGCTCGAAGGGTTGGATGAATTGACGGCTCTCGTGGAACGGAAGGGGCTGAAAGCCCAAGTCGGGTTCCAATTTCGCTATCACGGGGTTTTTAGGCAAATAAAACAGGCGCTCGCGGCAGGCCAAATCGGGAAAGTAGTGTCGGCGCACGCACATTGGGGCGAATACCTGCCCGGTTGGCACCCGTGGGAGGACTACCGCCACTCGTATAGCGCCCGCGAGGATTTGGGCGGCGGCGTGGTGCTCACGCTGTGTCACCCGTTCGACTACCTGCGGTGGTTGCTCGACGAGGCAGAAGTCGTCGTCGCCGTCGGCGGCCAATTGTCCGATTTGGAGACCGACACGGAGGACGTGGCGCTCGTGTCGCTCCGTTTCGAGAATGGCGCTATCGGCTCGGTCTATCTCGATTATGTGTCGAAACCCGCCAAGCATACCCTGCAAATCATCGGCACCCGGGGGCGCATCGAGTGGGATGCGGATTTGGGCGCCGCAAAAGTTTATTTCAATTCGTCGGACGAGTGTGGGCTTGGCTTCAAGACCATTTCCCCCGGCAAATTCTTCGAGCGCAACGAAATGTTCCTCGTCGAGGTCGCCGACTTCTTGGACTGCATCAAAAACGACCGCCGCCCGGCCTGCGATTTGGGCGACGGCATCCGGGCGCTGGAAATGGCGCTGGCGGCGAAAAATATGCTTGAAAAAACACCCACCGAATTTGTCGTTCTGTAAGAACCTGCCCGCTCTTAGTGCGCATCTCTTGCGATTTAACCTCGTAGAGTGGACGGATTCCGCCAGAATGACAAGGAAAATTGATACGAAATGCCCGACTATCCTAAAACAATCGCCCTCATCCCCGCGCGCGGCGGCTCGAAAAGCATCCCGAAAAAGAACATTCGGCTGCTGGGCGGTGCGCCGCTGCTGGCTTACAGCATAGCCGCCGGCTTGCAAGCCAAATGGGTGGACAGGGTGCTCGTCTCGACCGACAGCGCGGAAATCGCGGAAGTCGCGCTCGCATGGGGCGCCGAGGTGCCGTTTTTGCGGCCTGCGGAACTGGCCGAGGACACGACGACGGATTTTCCGGTGTTCGAGCACGCGCTGCGCTGGCTGGAGGAAAACGAGGGCTACCGCGCCGACATCATCGTACAGTTGCGCCCCACTTCGCCGCTGCGCCCAACGCATCTGGTGGACGAGGCGATTGAACTTTTGCGGAACGCACCCGATGCCGACAGTGTGCGCTGCGTCACGCCCTCCGGGCAAAACCCCTTCAAAATGTGGCGCATCGAAAATGGGGCATTGCAGCCGTTGCTGACACTTGACTTGCCTGAACCGTACAATCAGCCGCGACAGGCTTTGCCCGACACTTTTTGGCAGACGGGCCATGTCGAGGTGATGCGCCGAGAGACGATTATCCAAAAACATAGCCTGACGGGCGACGTGATTTTGCCCTGCCTCGTGCCGCCCGAATACGCCATTGACCTCGACAATTTGTACCAGTGGGACTATGCGGAACATGTTTTGGCGAAGTGGAATTTGGAGATTGTGTCGCCTGTGGGTCTGGCGCCAGCATGAAGCGCGTCGGTCCGGCAACGTCGGAAGGGTTCAACGTCGGAAGGGTTCAACGTCGGAAGGGTTCAACGTCGGAAGGGTTCAACGTCGGAAGGGTTCAAAACCCTTCCGACGTTCCGGTGTTCATTGGAATTTGGAAATTGTGTCACCCCATCTTTCCGAAAGTTTCGAATTTTCGGAAAGGCCGTTCCCATAACTTTAATGACTTTAAATCATGCGTGAGCAATTCTCTCGCGACGGCTACACCGTCGTTCGTTCGTTGTTTTCGCCCGAACAAATCGCTTTTTACAAACAAGAACTGGATGCCCTCTCGGTCGGGCGCAGCCAAAAATGGACTTTGCCCGATGGTGTCTGTCAGAACCGCCCGTTTTGGGATGTGATTTTCAATGAGAAAATTCTCGCGGCGGTGCGCGGATTGTTGGGCGAGGAAATCAAGTTTTTGCAACACAACGATTTGCACGTCGGGTTCTCGTCGTTCCACTGGCACCGCGACAGCGTGTGCCGCAGCTTTGGCAAAGGCCCCGACTGGGACGAATCGGCGGAGCCGTACCAGCTCGTGCGCGTGGGCATTTATTTGCAGGAAAAAACAGGCGGTTTTCGGCTCGGTCTCGTGAAAGGCACACATCGTCCCGACCGATTGCCGGACAACGAACGGCATTTTATCGAAAGCAAATTGAGCGGCCTGACGAAGGCGCTTTCGCTCATCGGCGGCAAAGACCCCCTGCACGCTCGCGCCGATTGGGTGGCGACGGAGCCGGGCGATTGCGTCATTTTCGACCCGCGTGCCATCCACACGGGCAGCGATTTTCAGGGCACGAAATACTCGTTTTTTGTGGCCTATGGGGTCGAAAACAGTCATTTCCGAAATCACTACAACTACTACCGCCACCTACGCGAGGATTTGAACTATCAAACGTTGCATCCCGAACTCGCCGCGCGCCTGCGCGACGCGGGTCTCTACGCCGATGAGTCGTTCGACGGCGAACCCATCGAAGGCGCTTGGTTGCCCTCAAAGGCGTTCTCGATGGTGGCGCGGCAGTTTAAATAGGTAACGTCGGAAGGGGTTTGCGATAACGTCGGAAGGGGTTTGCGATAACGTCGGAAGGGTTCTAAACCCTTCCGACGTTCTAAACCCTTCCGACGTTCTAAACCCTTCCGACGTTCTAAACCCTTCCGACGTTCCGGTGTCGAATCCACCGCATCACCACGGCACCAGCTGACACCTGAATTTTCCGCTTTTGAACGAGGTGTGTTTGGGATATAGCCACAGGTTGGCGTTGAAAAAAGTATCGGCGACAAAATGCGCCGAAAACTCCCCCTCCGCCACTTTGGCCACGGTGTCAATCACCGATATCCTGATGTAGTTTTCATCGCCATAAGACTCGTCTATCTCATAGCCCATTACCACCTCGTCGCCTTCACCCAAATAACGGCCTACTATTGCAAAAGCGATTCCGTCGTCCACGTTCCAGTTCACGTTGTTTTTGAGCGGGTAGGTTTTGGGCCGCAGCGCCATGTTGCCAAAAGTGAGTTGTTCTCTCAAAAAATCCCAGCCCGGTTCGTTGGTCGCGTGTGTGGTAAAAGCGCAAAAGAAGAAGTCGTTGCGCAAAAAATGAAAGCTGGCCCTCGCGGAGGCCTGCCAGTCTATGGTGTCGTTTTTGATGGCGCTGGCCCAGCCGTGTTTGCGCTGCCCTGGCGGGAAGTCGTTGGGCTTTAGCGCGAGGGGTGGCTGAGGCTCTATGGGTTCCGTGGGGTCGTGGTGGCAGGAGAAGGCCAGCATGGCTGCC
This genomic interval from Saprospiraceae bacterium contains the following:
- a CDS encoding HAD hydrolase family protein, yielding MLGAELSRSFIEKATRIRLLLTDCDGVLTDAGVYYSADGEALKRFSMRDGMGVERLRQLADVETGIVTGENSPIVARRAEKLQIVELHLGAKNKHQVLSDILKRRQLAPEQVAYIGDDVNDQAVMQAVGLTACPADAEDDILHIADYICQKPGGHGAFREFAERIIQAKTSSPTHGTSSKKSILIN
- a CDS encoding N-acetylneuraminate synthase family protein, which gives rise to MIWLNTNKKIGQEEPTYIIAEIGINHNGSLDIAKKLIDEAAAAGCSAVKFQKRTPELCVPRDQWNIERDTPWGRMTYMEYRHKVEFSFVEYVEINRHCRERGIDWFASCWDELSVDFIEQFDPPLYKAASASLTDHALLSKMKETGKPLIISTGMSTLNEIVEAVEAIGTDNLLIAHSTSSYPCPLNELNLRMLHTLREMFPDTLIGYSGHETGLATTVAAVAMGACFVERHFTLDRAMWGSDQAASVEPTGMHRLVKDIRAVEEALGDGVKRVYESEMSSRKKLRRVQNEELVNT
- a CDS encoding acylneuraminate cytidylyltransferase family protein, which codes for MPDYPKTIALIPARGGSKSIPKKNIRLLGGAPLLAYSIAAGLQAKWVDRVLVSTDSAEIAEVALAWGAEVPFLRPAELAEDTTTDFPVFEHALRWLEENEGYRADIIVQLRPTSPLRPTHLVDEAIELLRNAPDADSVRCVTPSGQNPFKMWRIENGALQPLLTLDLPEPYNQPRQALPDTFWQTGHVEVMRRETIIQKHSLTGDVILPCLVPPEYAIDLDNLYQWDYAEHVLAKWNLEIVSPVGLAPA
- a CDS encoding phytanoyl-CoA dioxygenase family protein; the encoded protein is MREQFSRDGYTVVRSLFSPEQIAFYKQELDALSVGRSQKWTLPDGVCQNRPFWDVIFNEKILAAVRGLLGEEIKFLQHNDLHVGFSSFHWHRDSVCRSFGKGPDWDESAEPYQLVRVGIYLQEKTGGFRLGLVKGTHRPDRLPDNERHFIESKLSGLTKALSLIGGKDPLHARADWVATEPGDCVIFDPRAIHTGSDFQGTKYSFFVAYGVENSHFRNHYNYYRHLREDLNYQTLHPELAARLRDAGLYADESFDGEPIEGAWLPSKAFSMVARQFK
- a CDS encoding Gfo/Idh/MocA family oxidoreductase, coding for MKILLVGLGSIGRRHIKNLSALGVRQLAAVTQHRCQLPADDLPPHLTFESMESGLEWRPDAVFVCNPTALHLQTALEAARAGCHVFLEKPVSHTLEGLDELTALVERKGLKAQVGFQFRYHGVFRQIKQALAAGQIGKVVSAHAHWGEYLPGWHPWEDYRHSYSAREDLGGGVVLTLCHPFDYLRWLLDEAEVVVAVGGQLSDLETDTEDVALVSLRFENGAIGSVYLDYVSKPAKHTLQIIGTRGRIEWDADLGAAKVYFNSSDECGLGFKTISPGKFFERNEMFLVEVADFLDCIKNDRRPACDLGDGIRALEMALAAKNMLEKTPTEFVVL